In Drosophila santomea strain STO CAGO 1482 chromosome 3L, Prin_Dsan_1.1, whole genome shotgun sequence, a single window of DNA contains:
- the LOC120448906 gene encoding putative odorant receptor 65c, with the protein MKFGGNLHRYLQFFIDGWNHFRDPSVESRHSAVYYWREQMKAMFLYTTSKERELPFRSTWHTLVNIQVSICFSTMCYGVTESFGDKVQIGRELAFILGFFFITFKIYYFQWYGDGLDEVVETLDRLHPWAQKGPGAVDYRTGKRWYFLLAFVLASSWMVFLCIFLLLLITSPIWIHQQILPLHAAFPFQWHDKSIHPISHAIIYLFQSWCVVYTLTWLVCIEGLSVSIYVELTFAIEVLCLELRNLHRRCHGYEELRLETNRLVKFHQKIIDLLDRTNNVFHGTLIMQMGVNFFLVSLSVLEAMEARKDPKVVVQFAILMLLALGHLSMWSFFGDLLSQKSLKISEAAYEAYDPTKGSKDVYRDLCLIIRCGQKPLNMRASPFPPFNFINYSAILNQCYVILTFLLNTLD; encoded by the exons ATGAAGTTTGGTGGAAATTTGCATCGTTATCTCCAGTTTTTTATCGACGGCTGGAATCATTTTCGAGATCCTTCAGTGGAGTCCCGCCACTCTGCTGTTTACTATTGGAGGGAGCAGATGAA AGCTATGTTCTTATATACAACCTCGAAGGAACGCGAACTGCCCTTTCGTTCCACATGGCACACTTTGGTTAACATTCAAGTGTCCATTTGTTTCTCAACAATGTGCTATGGCGTTACCGAATCGTTTGGGGACAAGGTTCAAATAGGTCGAGAACTTGCATTCATTTTAGGG tttttttttattacttttaaaatatactaTTTTCAATGGTATGGCGATGGACTTGATGAAGTTGTTGAAACCCTGGACAGATTACATCCTTGGGCACAAAAAGGTCCTGGAGCAGTGGATTATAGAACTGGCAAACGCTGGTACTTCCTGTTGGCATTTGTTTTAGCTTCATCCTGGATGGTTTTTCTGTGCATTTTTCTATTGCTACTCATTACATCACCCATATGGATCCATCAGCAAATCCTTCCTTTACATGCTGCCTTTCCTTTTCAATGGCATGATAAGTCGATTCACCCCATCAGCCATGccataatatatttatttcagaGCTGGTGTGTAGTTTATACGTTGACTTGGCTCGTGTGCATCGAGGGACTATCTGTGAGTATTTACGTGGAATTAACATTTGCCATCGAAGTTCTATGCCTCGAACTGCGCAACCTTCATCGGAGGTGCCATGGATATGAAGAGTTGAGATTGGAGACGAATCGCTTGGTCAAGTTTCATCAGAAGATTATTGA CCTTTTGGATCGTACTAACAATGTATTTCATGGAACCCTCATAATGCAAATGGGAGTAAACTTTTTCTTGGTATCCCTTTCGGTCTTAGAGGCCATGGAGGCTCGAAAGGATCCCAAGGTTGTGGTCCAGTTTGCAATCCTAATGCTGCTCGCCCTGGGGCATCTTTCCATGTGGTCGTTTTTTGGAGACCTGTTGTCCCAGAAGTCATTAAAAATATCGGAAGCGGCTTATGAGGCTTACGACCCCACCAAAGGATCCAAGGATGTTTATAGAGACCTCTGCTTAATTATTAGGTGTGGACAGAAGCCTCTGAACATGAGAGCCAGCCCCTTCCCGCcctttaattttataaactACAGCGCT ATACTTAATCAATGCTATGTCATCTtgacatttttgttaaatacaTTAGACTAA
- the LOC120448934 gene encoding putative odorant receptor 65b: MDLRGSIYRFLKFFKIGWRIYQNPKLESSHSSIYYWREQMKAMALFTTTEERQLPYRSTWHTIVNIQLFVFLTSMCYGFMESVGDHVEMGRDFAFILGAFFIVFKVFYFHWYGDDLDQVINELDEFHPWAQIGPGAVDYRAGKRWYFVMAFFLASSWSFFLCVFILLLITSPMWVHQQNLPFHAAFPFQWHERSLHPIGHFIIYVYQSYFSAYALTWLLCIEGLSVCIYAEITFAIEVLCLELRHIHRFKDGLTELRMETNRLVKLHQKIVEILDRTNNVFHGTLIMQMGVNFSLVSISVLEAMEARKDPKVVVQFAILMMLALGHLSMWSFIGDMLSQESLKISDAAYDAYDPTKGSTDVYRDLCLIIRRGQEPLIMRASPFPSFNLINYSAILNQCYGILTFLLKTLD, translated from the exons ATGGATTTACGAGGCAGTATCTACCGTTTTCTAAAGTTTTTTAAGATCGGCTGGAGGATTTATCAAAATCCAAAGTTGGAGTCCAGCCACTCATCAATTTACTATTGGCGGGAGCAGATGAA GGCAATGGCATTGTTTACAACCACAGAGGAACGCCAGTTGCCCTACCGATCTACATGGCACACTATAGTAAATATTCAACTTTTCGTTTTTCTCACTTCAATGTGCTATGGATTTATGGAATCGGTAGGGGATCATGTTGAAATGGGACGAGATTTTGCTTTCATCCTTGGC gcattttttattgtgtttaaGGTTTTCTATTTTCACTGGTATGGCGATGACCTTGACCAGGTGATCAATGAACTGGATGAATTTCATCCTTGGGCACAGATAGGTCCTGGTGCAGTGGACTATAGAGCTGGCAAACGTTGGTACTTCGTGATGGCTTTCTTTTTGGCCTCTTCATGGTCGTTCTTCTTGTGTGTTTTTATATTGTTACTCATTACATCACCGATGTGGGTCCATCAGCAGAACCTTCCCTTTCATGCGGCCTTTCCTTTCCAATGGCACGAAAGATCGCTTCACCCCATTGGCCACTTTATAATCTATGTGTATCAGAGCTATTTTTCAGCGTATGCTCTGACTTGGCTTTTGTGCATTGAGGGGCTATCTGTTTGTATTTATGCGGAAATAACTTTTGCCATTGAGGTTTTATGCCTGGAATTACGACATATTCACCGATTCAAGGATGGCCTGACAGAGCTGCGAATGGAGACGAATCGCTTGGTCAAGCTTCATCAGAAGATTGTGGA AATTTTAGATCGGACCAACAACGTTTTTCATGGTACCCTCATAATGCAAATGGGGGTTAACTTTTCCTTGGTGTCCATATCGGTTTTAGAGGCCATGGAGGCTCGAAAGGATCCCAAGGTGGTGGTCCAGTTTGCAATCCTCATGATGCTCGCCCTGGGACATCTGTCCATGTGGTCCTTCATTGGAGATATGTTATCCCAGGAATCATTGAAAATATCGGATGCAGCTTATGACGCTTACGATCCCACCAAAGGATCCACAGATGTTTATAGAGACCTCTGCCTAATAATTAGGCGTGGCCAGGAACCTCTGATCATGAGAGCCAGCCCCTTTCCGTcctttaatttaataaactacaGCGCT ATACTTAACCAATGCTATGGAATCCTGACATTTTTGTTAAAGACATTAgactaa
- the LOC120448796 gene encoding putative odorant receptor 65c produces the protein MNVCGNLYRFLKFYIDGWKHFRDPTMEFRHSGVYYWREQMKAMFLYTTSKERELPFRSTWHTLVNIQVSICFSTMCYGVTESIGDRVQIGRDLAFILGLFFIAFKIFYFQWYGDGLDEVVETLDRLHPWAQKGPGAVDYRTGKRWYFLLAFVVISSWMGFLCIFLLLLITSPMWIHQQILPLHAAFPFQWHDKSIHPISHAIIYLFQSWCAVYTLTWLVCIEGLSVSIYVELTFAIEVLCLELRNLHRRCHGYEELRLETNRLIMFHQKIVNILDRINNVFHGTLIMQMGVNLFLVSLSVLEVMEARKEPKVVVQFAILMLLALGHLSMWSFFGDLLSQKSLKISEAAYEAYEPTKGSKDIYRDLCLIIRRGQEPLIMRASPFPPFNFINYSAILNQCYLILTFMLKTLN, from the exons ATGAACGTTTGTGGCAATTTGTATCGTTTCCTCAAGTTTTATATCGACGGCTGGAAGCATTTTCGAGATCCTACGATGGAGTTCCGACACTCCGGTGTTTACTATTGGAGGGAGCAGATGAA AGCTATGTTCTTATATACAACCTCGAAGGAACGCGAACTGCCCTTTCGTTCCACATGGCACACTTTGGTTAACATTCAAGTGTCCATTTGTTTTTCAACAATGTGCTATGGCGTTACCGAATCAATAGGGGACAGGGTTCAGATAGGTCGGGATCTTGCATTCATTTTAGGG cttttttttatagcttttaaaatattctatTTTCAATGGTATGGCGATGGACTTGACGAGGTTGTTGAAACCCTGGACAGGTTACATCCTTGGGCACAAAAAGGTCCTGGTGCAGTGGATTATAGAACTGGCAAACGCTGGTACTTCCTGTTGGCATTTGTTGTAATTTCATCGTGGATGGGTTTTCTGTGCATTTTTCTATTGCTACTCATTACATCACCCATGTGGATCCATCAGCAGATCCTTCCTTTACATGCTGCCTTTCCGTTTCAATGGCATGATAAGTCGATTCACCCCATCAGCCATGccataatatatttatttcagaGCTGGTGTGCAGTTTATACCTTGACTTGGCTCGTGTGCATCGAGGGACTATCTGTGAGTATTTACGTGGAATTAACATTTGCCATCGAAGTTCTATGCCTCGAACTGCGCAACCTTCATCGGAGGTGCCATGGATATGAAGAGTTGAGATTGGAGACAAATCGCTTGATCATGTTTCATCAGAAGATTGTTAA cattttaGATCGGATCAATAACGTTTTTCATGGTACCCTCATAATGCAAATGGGGGTTAACTTATTCCTGGTATCACTATCGGTTTTAGAGGTCATGGAAGCGCGAAAGGAACCCAAGGTGGTCGTCCAGTTTGCAATCCTAATGCTGCTCGCCTTAGGGCATCTGTCCATGTGGTCGTTTTTTGGAGACCTGTTGTCCCAGAAGTCATTAAAAATATCGGAAGCGGCTTATGAGGCTTATGAACCCACCAAAGGATCCAAGGATATTTATAGAGACCTCTGCTTAATTATTAGGCGTGGCCAGGAGCCTCTGATCATGAGAGCCAGCCCCTTTCCGCCCTTCAATTTTATAAACTACAGCGCT ATACTTAACCAATGCTATTTAATCCTGACATTTATGCTAAAGACATTAAATTGA